In Lysobacter luteus, a single window of DNA contains:
- a CDS encoding rubredoxin, whose amino-acid sequence MPDTATTTEFRTWMCVVCGFIYDEALGLPEEGIAPGTRWQDVPDTWTCPDCGVTKDDFEMMAL is encoded by the coding sequence ATGCCCGATACCGCCACGACCACCGAGTTCCGCACCTGGATGTGCGTCGTCTGCGGCTTCATCTATGACGAGGCGCTGGGGTTGCCGGAAGAGGGCATTGCTCCCGGTACGCGCTGGCAGGACGTGCCCGACACGTGGACCTGTCCGGACTGCGGCGTGACCAAGGACGACTTCGAGATGATGGCGCTCTGA
- a CDS encoding DUF192 domain-containing protein — protein sequence MSRVNNTIRNAMAAIGLLLAGCASGDGLWVELADQRYTVEVADDNAERARGLMFRDRLAESHGMLFIHDREEPQAYWMKNTRIPLDILYFDDSRQLVSQQRDVPPCSAGNACPSYPSRAAARYVLELNAGEAARLGLRDGARLQLGPAIVAP from the coding sequence ATGAGCCGCGTCAACAACACCATCAGGAACGCAATGGCCGCCATCGGACTGCTGCTTGCCGGCTGCGCCTCGGGTGATGGGCTCTGGGTCGAGCTGGCCGACCAGCGCTACACGGTGGAGGTCGCCGACGACAATGCCGAACGCGCGCGCGGACTGATGTTTCGTGACCGCCTTGCAGAGAGCCACGGGATGCTGTTCATCCACGACCGCGAGGAGCCGCAGGCCTACTGGATGAAGAACACCCGCATCCCGCTCGACATCCTGTACTTCGATGACAGCCGCCAGCTGGTGTCGCAGCAGCGCGACGTGCCCCCGTGCTCGGCGGGCAATGCCTGCCCGTCCTATCCGAGCCGCGCCGCGGCCCGCTACGTACTGGAGTTGAACGCGGGCGAAGCGGCCCGGCTCGGCCTACGGGACGGCGCACGTCTGCAGTTGGGGCCCGCCATCGTCGCGCCTTGA
- the rpiA gene encoding ribose-5-phosphate isomerase RpiA, which translates to MSEAKRQAALKAIEYVEHDSIIGVGTGSTVAYFIEALGEMRDHIRGAVSSSEQSTARLRAVGIEVLDLNNTGTLSLYVDGADECDPHRRLIKGGGAALTREKIIAEASSRFVCIVDPSKQVDVLGRFPLPVEVIPMARSLVAREILAMTRAQPVWRQNEDGSGVVTDNGNVILDIHGLAITDPLALEQAINQIPGVVSVGLFARRPADVVIVGGEPPQVL; encoded by the coding sequence ATGTCCGAAGCCAAACGCCAGGCCGCCCTGAAGGCCATCGAGTACGTCGAACACGACAGCATCATCGGCGTGGGTACCGGTTCGACCGTCGCCTATTTCATCGAGGCGCTCGGAGAGATGCGCGATCACATCCGCGGCGCGGTATCGAGCAGCGAGCAGAGCACCGCCCGGTTGCGTGCAGTCGGGATCGAGGTCCTCGACCTCAACAACACCGGCACCCTGTCGCTGTACGTCGACGGCGCCGACGAGTGCGATCCGCACAGGCGACTCATCAAGGGCGGCGGCGCGGCACTGACCCGCGAGAAAATCATCGCCGAGGCAAGTTCGCGCTTCGTCTGCATTGTCGACCCGAGCAAGCAGGTCGACGTGCTCGGGCGCTTCCCGCTGCCGGTGGAGGTCATCCCGATGGCCCGCAGCCTGGTGGCCCGCGAGATCCTCGCAATGACGCGGGCACAGCCGGTGTGGCGCCAGAACGAGGATGGCAGTGGCGTGGTGACCGACAACGGCAACGTCATCCTCGACATCCACGGGCTGGCGATTACCGACCCGCTCGCGCTGGAGCAGGCGATCAACCAGATCCCGGGTGTGGTCAGTGTTGGGCTTTTCGCGCGGCGCCCGGCTGACGTTGTCATCGTCGGCGGCGAGCCGCCGCAGGTCCTGTAG
- a CDS encoding EVE domain-containing protein, translated as MSTRRRYWLMKSEPDAFSIDDLQRVGVEPWNGVRNYQARNFMRDGMRVGDGILFYHSNTKVPGIVGTATVASPAYPDDTQFDPRSHYHDPKATREEPRWFLVDVAFERKLSRTIALDEIKSHADSLGDEFALIRRGNRLSVFPVSAAQYKFLLSLE; from the coding sequence ATGAGCACACGCCGCCGCTACTGGCTGATGAAGTCCGAGCCGGACGCGTTTTCCATCGATGACCTGCAGCGTGTCGGTGTCGAGCCCTGGAACGGGGTGCGCAACTACCAGGCGCGCAACTTCATGCGCGACGGCATGCGGGTCGGCGACGGGATACTGTTCTACCACTCCAACACCAAGGTCCCCGGCATCGTCGGTACCGCCACGGTCGCCAGTCCCGCCTATCCCGACGACACCCAGTTCGACCCACGGTCCCATTACCACGACCCGAAGGCCACCCGCGAAGAGCCGCGCTGGTTCCTGGTCGACGTGGCGTTCGAGCGCAAGCTCTCGCGTACGATCGCGCTGGACGAGATCAAGTCGCATGCCGACAGCCTTGGCGACGAGTTCGCCCTGATACGCCGCGGCAACCGGTTGTCGGTGTTCCCGGTGTCGGCCGCGCAGTACAAATTCCTGCTCTCCCTCGAGTAA
- a CDS encoding 5-formyltetrahydrofolate cyclo-ligase, producing the protein MPDERDELLRPLRLQLRQRRRELVAAERINAAQRLARHLLDLDFAPVTGHVAGYWAMDGEIALHAWQLALPPGCTYCLPVLADDRLRFASWRPGEALVPNRFGIPEPALERGALLDAGQMQLVVMPLVGFDTHGHRLGMGGGWYDRTFATRLQHPAPPWLVGAAFELQRAELPAPAGWDVPLDAVCTEAAIHDFRKVES; encoded by the coding sequence ATGCCCGACGAACGCGACGAACTGCTGCGCCCGTTGCGTCTGCAATTGCGACAGCGCCGACGCGAACTTGTCGCCGCCGAGCGCATCAACGCCGCCCAGCGACTTGCCCGCCACCTGCTCGATCTGGATTTCGCCCCGGTCACCGGCCACGTCGCCGGCTACTGGGCAATGGATGGCGAGATCGCCCTGCATGCCTGGCAACTCGCCCTGCCTCCGGGGTGCACCTACTGCCTGCCGGTCCTGGCCGACGACCGTCTGCGCTTCGCGTCGTGGCGCCCCGGCGAGGCGCTTGTGCCAAACCGTTTCGGCATCCCCGAACCCGCGTTGGAGCGCGGAGCTCTGCTGGATGCCGGGCAGATGCAACTGGTGGTGATGCCGCTGGTGGGTTTCGACACCCACGGACATCGCCTGGGGATGGGCGGTGGCTGGTACGACCGCACCTTTGCAACACGCCTCCAGCACCCGGCGCCCCCCTGGCTGGTGGGCGCCGCGTTCGAGCTCCAGCGCGCAGAGCTGCCCGCGCCGGCCGGCTGGGACGTGCCGCTCGATGCCGTCTGCACCGAGGCCGCCATCCACGATTTCCGCAAGGTCGAATCATGA
- a CDS encoding cell division protein ZapA, producing the protein MSTSVPVSIRLLDREYTVGCEPDERDSLLAAAKLLDTRMREIRGNNRMAALDRVAVLAALNFAHEVQQMRHDDEGRTRELARSLGDLQRKLDGLFDDPAR; encoded by the coding sequence GTGAGCACCAGCGTGCCGGTCAGCATCCGGCTGCTCGACCGCGAGTACACCGTCGGCTGCGAGCCCGACGAACGCGACAGCCTGCTGGCCGCGGCCAAGCTGCTGGACACCCGCATGCGCGAGATCCGCGGCAACAACCGGATGGCGGCACTCGACCGGGTGGCGGTGCTCGCAGCGCTGAACTTCGCGCATGAGGTCCAGCAGATGCGCCACGACGACGAGGGCCGAACGCGCGAGCTGGCCCGCAGCCTCGGCGACCTGCAACGCAAGCTTGACGGCCTGTTCGACGACCCGGCCCGCTGA
- a CDS encoding TIGR02449 family protein — protein sequence MDRSELLAQLQALVDRIDGLAERSRRLQEENRSLRQQQETLASERAALLAKNEQARARVEAMIARLKSLEQHT from the coding sequence ATGGACCGCTCCGAACTGCTCGCCCAGCTGCAGGCCCTCGTCGACCGCATCGACGGGCTCGCCGAGCGCAGCCGTCGGCTGCAGGAGGAGAATCGCAGCCTGCGGCAGCAGCAGGAGACACTCGCCAGCGAACGTGCCGCCCTGCTGGCAAAGAACGAGCAGGCACGGGCACGCGTTGAAGCAATGATTGCGCGGCTCAAGTCGCTGGAGCAGCACACGTGA
- a CDS encoding EAL domain-containing protein yields the protein MLPSLLPTARTRRRAIALLACLLGVAALAPAQAATRDYYFTPIGSEQGLAQNSVTAMVQDAQGFVWVGTQGGLHRYDGSRYVAYRHDPGDAASLPESFVTALAIDPDANALWVGLYSRYLARIDLGSGRIQRFALDAPTGDSPARQVSAVLPRDGVVWVGTLGGLERFDPATGERRQVLALTPDRLRLAPYQQLLADHAGSLWYATAAGLFKLGKDHVARRVGGPLAARSLLLDRDGTLWVGREDGLFRVVGDTLANAWRPASGHEDDGRVRAIAQAPDGRLWLSTYGAGLVRFDPVTAESRRIRGSVVPASLPEDTVGSLMVDRGGMLWLGGLSRGVAVTDPAGARFSYLVDMETARGREAPGSDSVRAVHQDAHDTLWIGTDEGRLLRYHMGERRFEDWTARVPPTATARRIMGIADAGHGRLWLATTSGLLRLDPATGTFEAIALGRFSDANLRAVLVDRDGNLWLGTYGNGALLYQRDRQRVVHYGHGAGDPRRLAHHSVHALLQDRKGRIWFGTGGGLDVLDPSSGRLQHFRHGAGGSGALPSDMVRALHLDADGSVWVGTHAGLAQAVEPAPGAIGFQLPLAEATDRRLPPAVYSITSDGEGRDRRVWLGTDIGIIRLDAGLGRAHTYGLADGLQDREFNGGAIAVLDDGRIAMGGVRGLNLFDPRRMQASGYTPPLRLLAARVGADAPNDETVMWQASELDVPDGADILRLRIGALDFAPAADTRYRYRMEGFDKGWIDNGTQSDITYTRLPPGNYTFRAQATDRDGLWGENELRVPVHVAPPLWRHPLAVAAAVVALLSLLASLGWRWQRRRRLEQGWFRQIREREERLRLALWASGEQFWDYDLDSRQMHRMRVVESTGNRPEMAMHNQVVGNQAIHEDDFPQVREAMLRHLRGEVALFTSEHRTRDAEGEPWRWVRARGRVVERNADGRGLRVAGTARDITESRSAERERRISSEVLRSMAEAVAVFDRDFTFISINPAFTRMTGYSDVEVMRRSTALLDSSRHDPRFYRHMRDELQREGRWSGEMWQQRKDGGEFLCWLQASSVADADGEPNHFVAVLSDITDQKRAEQELRYLANYDTLTNLPNRALLGERLSRAMVRARASGRMIAVLFLDLDRFKDINDSFGHAAGDRILREAAMRLQQIVGAGHTVARLGGDEFTVLLEDLETPDQAEQVARELIDAFQAPLDVREGQDVVISPSIGISLFPDHALTPADLLKHADTAMYQAKAIGRRAFMRYADSMDIEVRRRATISSALRKVLDRDELSLAFQPRLSFARDRITAVEALLRWNSAEHGAIPPAQFIPIAEETGLILEIGEWALRHACATLRRWRDEGLTELSVSVNVSALQLLRGNLPDVVARALAETGVPAERLELELTESVIMANAGETAATLQALRDLGVRLAIDDFGTGYSSLSYLKRLPINTLKIDKEFVDDLCHDPDDAAITSTIITMGHSLGLNVVAEGVEDADQVAFLRRHGCDEIQGYWLARPLPAARCLEYLLQREPASAPEA from the coding sequence GTGCTCCCATCGCTCCTGCCCACCGCGCGTACGCGACGACGAGCCATCGCCCTGCTCGCCTGCCTGCTGGGCGTGGCCGCGCTGGCACCGGCCCAGGCTGCCACCCGCGACTACTACTTCACCCCGATCGGCAGCGAGCAGGGGCTGGCGCAGAACTCCGTCACCGCGATGGTGCAGGACGCGCAGGGGTTCGTCTGGGTCGGCACGCAAGGTGGATTGCACCGCTACGACGGCAGCCGCTACGTGGCCTACCGGCACGACCCCGGCGATGCGGCCAGCCTGCCCGAAAGCTTCGTCACCGCGCTGGCCATCGACCCCGACGCCAACGCGCTGTGGGTCGGGCTGTACTCGCGCTACCTGGCGCGGATCGACCTCGGCAGCGGCCGGATCCAGCGGTTCGCGCTCGACGCGCCCACCGGCGACTCGCCGGCGCGCCAGGTCAGCGCGGTACTCCCGCGCGACGGCGTCGTCTGGGTCGGCACGCTCGGCGGCCTGGAGCGTTTCGACCCGGCCACCGGCGAGCGCCGGCAGGTGCTGGCGCTCACCCCGGACCGCCTGCGCCTGGCGCCCTACCAGCAGTTGCTGGCCGACCACGCAGGCAGCCTCTGGTACGCGACCGCGGCCGGCCTGTTCAAACTGGGCAAGGACCATGTCGCGCGTCGCGTCGGTGGTCCCCTTGCCGCGCGCAGCCTGTTGCTGGACCGCGACGGCACCCTGTGGGTCGGCCGCGAGGACGGTCTGTTCCGGGTGGTCGGCGACACGCTCGCCAACGCCTGGCGGCCGGCCTCCGGCCACGAGGACGACGGCCGCGTGCGGGCGATTGCGCAGGCGCCCGACGGCCGCCTGTGGCTGTCCACCTACGGCGCCGGCCTGGTCAGGTTCGACCCCGTTACCGCCGAGAGTCGCAGGATCCGCGGCTCGGTCGTCCCGGCGAGCCTGCCCGAGGACACCGTCGGCAGCCTGATGGTCGACCGCGGCGGGATGCTGTGGCTCGGCGGGCTGTCCCGCGGCGTGGCGGTCACCGACCCCGCCGGTGCCCGCTTCAGCTACCTGGTCGACATGGAGACCGCGCGTGGCCGCGAGGCACCCGGCAGCGACAGTGTCCGCGCCGTCCACCAGGACGCGCACGACACCCTGTGGATCGGCACCGACGAAGGGCGGTTGCTGCGCTACCACATGGGCGAGCGGCGCTTCGAGGACTGGACCGCGCGGGTGCCGCCCACCGCCACTGCGCGCCGCATCATGGGCATCGCCGATGCCGGCCACGGACGCCTGTGGCTCGCCACCACCTCCGGCCTGCTGCGGCTGGATCCGGCAACCGGCACGTTCGAGGCCATCGCCCTTGGCAGGTTCAGCGATGCCAACCTGCGCGCGGTGCTGGTGGACCGCGATGGCAACCTCTGGCTCGGCACCTACGGCAACGGCGCGCTGCTCTACCAGCGCGACCGCCAGCGGGTGGTGCACTACGGCCACGGTGCGGGCGACCCGCGCAGGCTCGCCCACCACAGCGTCCACGCACTGCTGCAGGACCGCAAAGGCCGGATCTGGTTCGGTACCGGCGGCGGCCTGGACGTACTGGATCCATCCAGCGGGCGGTTGCAGCACTTCCGGCATGGTGCCGGGGGCTCGGGCGCACTGCCCAGCGACATGGTGCGTGCGCTCCACCTGGACGCCGACGGCTCGGTGTGGGTCGGCACCCACGCGGGACTGGCGCAGGCGGTGGAGCCGGCTCCGGGCGCGATCGGCTTCCAGCTGCCGCTGGCCGAAGCCACCGACCGGCGCCTGCCGCCGGCGGTGTACTCGATCACCAGCGATGGCGAAGGCCGCGACCGTCGGGTGTGGCTGGGCACCGACATCGGCATCATCCGGCTGGATGCAGGCCTCGGACGGGCGCATACCTATGGCCTGGCCGACGGCTTGCAGGACCGGGAGTTCAATGGCGGCGCGATCGCCGTGCTGGACGACGGGCGGATCGCGATGGGTGGCGTGCGTGGGCTCAACCTCTTCGACCCGCGCAGGATGCAGGCGAGCGGATACACGCCACCGTTGCGATTGCTCGCCGCGCGTGTCGGTGCCGATGCCCCGAACGACGAGACCGTCATGTGGCAAGCGTCGGAGCTCGACGTCCCCGACGGCGCCGACATCCTTCGACTGCGCATCGGCGCGCTCGACTTCGCCCCGGCCGCCGACACCCGCTATCGCTATCGCATGGAAGGATTCGACAAGGGCTGGATCGACAACGGCACGCAGTCCGACATCACCTACACCCGGCTGCCGCCGGGCAACTACACCTTCCGCGCACAGGCGACCGACCGCGACGGCCTGTGGGGGGAGAACGAGCTGCGCGTGCCGGTGCATGTAGCACCGCCGTTGTGGCGCCACCCGCTTGCCGTCGCCGCCGCGGTGGTCGCGTTGTTGTCGCTGCTCGCGTCACTGGGTTGGCGCTGGCAGCGGCGGCGCCGGCTGGAGCAGGGCTGGTTCCGGCAGATCCGCGAACGCGAGGAGCGACTCCGGCTCGCCCTGTGGGCTTCGGGGGAACAGTTCTGGGATTACGACCTCGACAGTCGCCAGATGCACCGCATGCGGGTGGTCGAGTCAACGGGCAACCGGCCCGAGATGGCCATGCACAACCAGGTCGTCGGCAACCAGGCGATCCACGAAGACGACTTCCCGCAGGTGCGCGAAGCGATGCTCCGCCACCTGCGCGGCGAGGTCGCGCTGTTCACCTCCGAACACCGCACCCGCGACGCCGAGGGCGAGCCCTGGCGGTGGGTCCGTGCGCGCGGCCGCGTGGTTGAACGCAATGCCGATGGTCGTGGCCTGCGGGTGGCCGGCACCGCGCGTGACATCACCGAGAGCCGCAGCGCGGAACGCGAGCGCCGGATCTCGAGCGAGGTGCTGCGTTCGATGGCCGAGGCGGTGGCCGTGTTCGATCGGGACTTCACGTTCATTTCGATCAACCCCGCCTTCACCCGGATGACGGGCTACAGCGATGTCGAGGTAATGCGCCGGTCCACTGCTCTGCTCGACAGCAGCCGCCACGATCCGCGCTTCTACCGCCACATGCGCGACGAACTGCAACGCGAGGGGCGCTGGTCCGGCGAGATGTGGCAGCAACGCAAGGATGGCGGCGAGTTCCTGTGCTGGCTCCAGGCCAGCTCGGTGGCCGACGCCGATGGCGAGCCCAACCACTTCGTCGCGGTGCTCAGCGACATCACCGACCAGAAGCGCGCCGAACAGGAGCTGCGTTACCTGGCCAACTACGACACCCTGACCAACCTGCCCAACCGCGCGCTGCTCGGTGAGCGGCTGTCGCGCGCGATGGTGCGGGCACGCGCGAGCGGGCGGATGATCGCGGTGCTGTTCCTCGACCTTGACCGATTCAAGGACATCAACGACTCGTTCGGCCACGCCGCGGGCGACCGCATCCTGCGCGAGGCGGCGATGCGCCTGCAGCAGATCGTCGGCGCCGGGCACACGGTCGCGCGCCTGGGTGGCGACGAGTTCACCGTGCTGCTCGAGGACCTCGAGACCCCCGACCAGGCCGAGCAGGTGGCCCGCGAACTGATCGACGCCTTCCAGGCACCGCTGGACGTCCGCGAAGGCCAGGACGTGGTGATCTCGCCCTCGATCGGCATCAGCCTGTTCCCCGACCACGCGCTCACGCCGGCTGACCTGCTCAAGCATGCCGACACCGCGATGTACCAGGCCAAGGCCATAGGTCGGCGCGCCTTCATGCGCTACGCCGACAGCATGGACATCGAGGTGCGCCGGCGCGCGACGATCTCCTCCGCGTTGCGCAAGGTTCTGGACCGCGACGAGCTTTCGCTCGCGTTCCAGCCGCGGCTGTCGTTCGCGCGTGATCGCATCACCGCGGTGGAGGCGCTGTTGCGCTGGAACAGTGCCGAGCACGGTGCGATCCCCCCGGCGCAGTTCATCCCGATCGCCGAGGAGACGGGACTCATCCTCGAGATCGGCGAGTGGGCGCTTCGACACGCCTGCGCCACGCTGAGGCGTTGGCGCGATGAGGGGCTCACCGAACTGTCGGTCTCGGTCAACGTGTCGGCGCTGCAGCTGCTGCGCGGCAACCTGCCCGATGTCGTGGCACGCGCGCTCGCAGAGACCGGCGTGCCGGCCGAACGGCTCGAACTCGAGCTGACCGAGTCCGTGATCATGGCCAATGCCGGCGAGACCGCGGCAACGCTGCAGGCGCTGCGCGACCTCGGCGTGCGCCTGGCGATCGACGATTTCGGCACCGGTTACTCGTCGCTGTCGTATCTCAAGCGCCTGCCGATCAACACCCTCAAGATCGACAAGGAGTTTGTCGACGACCTCTGCCACGACCCGGACGATGCCGCGATCACCAGCACCATCATCACCATGGGGCACTCGCTGGGGTTGAACGTCGTCGCCGAGGGGGTGGAGGACGCCGACCAGGTCGCGTTCCTGCGCCGCCATGGCTGCGACGAGATCCAGGGCTACTGGCTGGCCCGTCCGCTGCCGGCCGCTCGCTGCCTGGAGTACCTGTTGCAGCGCGAACCCGCGTCCGCGCCGGAAGCCTGA
- a CDS encoding UPF0149 family protein has product MSKSALPDPSEVDAEIRRLALASPASELHGGLCGWLAGGGAPVREWPARVLVDDTLPTPAEDSPLDRLRTASAAQLEDRSFDFALLLPAADAPLVERSGALFDWCRGFLGGFGLAAGANPKLSEESSEALGDLAKLAGAQAQDDGDEEDEAALAEIEEFVRVATLLLHGDCVLAARHRQSLN; this is encoded by the coding sequence GTGTCGAAAAGTGCCCTGCCGGACCCGTCCGAGGTCGATGCCGAGATCCGTCGCCTCGCGCTCGCCAGCCCCGCGTCGGAACTCCACGGCGGCCTGTGCGGATGGCTCGCCGGCGGCGGTGCGCCCGTCCGCGAGTGGCCCGCCCGGGTACTGGTGGACGACACGCTGCCGACCCCGGCCGAGGACAGCCCGCTGGACCGTCTGAGGACGGCGAGTGCGGCCCAGCTGGAGGACCGCAGCTTCGACTTCGCGCTGTTGCTGCCCGCCGCGGACGCTCCGCTGGTCGAACGCAGCGGCGCCCTGTTCGACTGGTGCCGCGGCTTCCTCGGTGGTTTCGGCCTGGCGGCCGGCGCGAACCCGAAGCTCTCGGAGGAAAGTTCCGAGGCCCTTGGCGACCTGGCCAAGCTGGCCGGCGCGCAGGCGCAGGACGACGGCGACGAGGAAGACGAAGCTGCGCTGGCGGAGATCGAGGAGTTCGTCCGCGTCGCCACCCTCCTGTTGCACGGCGACTGCGTGCTCGCCGCCCGCCATCGCCAAAGCCTCAACTGA
- a CDS encoding aminopeptidase P N-terminal domain-containing protein → MPAPLTMPARAYTRRRRQLMRIAGDDAILILPAAPERIRSRDTHYPYRQDSDLLYLTGFPEPEAVLVLVPGRAHGETVLFCRERDPDREGWDGPRFGPEGAVEAFGLDDAYPISDLDDILPGLLEGRSRVYYHFGRDAEFDLKLIGWVNRVRAMMKMGNKPPHEFLELGHLLDELRLFKDRDELRFMQRAADITVAAHQAAMRAVRPGIHEYELQAELERVFRASNAVPAYGTIVGAGGNGCVLHYVANDGPVKDGDLVLIDAGAEYAGYAADITRTFPANGRFTKEQRLLHDLVGDAHAAAMAQARPGVAYEAGHLAAVETLTEGLLRLGLLKGRLEKHLSDRSYRRFYPHKTGHWIGIDVHDVGDYRLDGESRLLEPGMVFTIEPGLYIRPDDTSVAAKWRGIGIRTEDDVLVTRDGHKVLTDKLARSADEIEAFMASARTP, encoded by the coding sequence ATGCCCGCTCCCCTGACGATGCCCGCGCGTGCCTACACACGCCGTCGCCGGCAACTGATGCGCATCGCCGGCGACGACGCCATCCTGATACTGCCAGCTGCGCCCGAACGGATCCGCAGCCGGGACACCCACTACCCTTATCGGCAGGATTCCGACCTGCTGTACCTGACCGGCTTCCCGGAGCCGGAGGCGGTGCTGGTGCTGGTCCCCGGCCGCGCGCACGGCGAGACCGTGCTGTTCTGCCGCGAGCGCGATCCCGACCGCGAAGGCTGGGACGGGCCGCGTTTCGGGCCCGAAGGGGCGGTCGAGGCGTTCGGCCTGGATGACGCGTACCCGATCAGCGACCTCGACGACATCCTGCCCGGCCTGCTGGAGGGCCGCTCTCGGGTGTACTACCACTTCGGCCGCGACGCCGAGTTCGACCTCAAGCTGATCGGCTGGGTCAACCGCGTGCGCGCGATGATGAAGATGGGCAACAAGCCGCCGCACGAGTTCCTCGAGCTGGGGCACCTGCTGGACGAACTGCGCCTGTTCAAGGACCGCGACGAGCTCCGCTTCATGCAGCGCGCCGCCGACATCACCGTCGCCGCCCACCAGGCCGCCATGCGCGCGGTGCGGCCGGGTATCCACGAGTACGAACTGCAGGCCGAGCTGGAACGCGTGTTCCGCGCCAGCAACGCCGTGCCGGCATACGGCACCATCGTCGGGGCCGGCGGCAACGGGTGCGTACTGCATTACGTGGCCAACGACGGCCCGGTCAAAGACGGCGACCTGGTGCTGATCGACGCGGGCGCCGAGTACGCCGGCTACGCCGCCGACATCACCCGCACGTTCCCGGCCAACGGGCGCTTCACCAAGGAGCAGCGACTCCTGCACGACCTCGTCGGCGACGCCCACGCCGCCGCGATGGCGCAGGCGCGACCGGGCGTTGCGTACGAGGCTGGCCACCTGGCTGCGGTCGAGACCCTGACCGAAGGCCTGCTGCGGCTTGGCCTGCTCAAGGGCAGGCTGGAGAAGCACCTGTCCGATCGCAGCTACCGGCGCTTCTACCCGCACAAGACCGGCCACTGGATCGGCATCGACGTACATGACGTCGGCGACTACCGGCTCGACGGCGAGTCGCGCCTGCTCGAGCCGGGCATGGTGTTCACGATCGAGCCGGGGTTGTACATCCGTCCCGACGACACCTCGGTGGCGGCCAAGTGGCGCGGAATCGGCATCCGCACCGAGGACGACGTGCTGGTCACCCGGGACGGCCACAAGGTGCTGACCGACAAGCTGGCCCGCAGCGCGGACGAGATCGAGGCGTTCATGGCCTCCGCGCGCACGCCCTAG
- the pepQ gene encoding Xaa-Pro dipeptidase: protein MTHQAMSKLYTEHVEELQRRSALALERGGFDHLVVPSGSTHYQLFDDRDYPYAVNPQFKAWAPLVSNPGSWLVYTPGEKPKLVYLQPFDYWHVVPQAPSGYWVEHFDVVVIREPGEALEHLPADPSRSAILGEPQSALDDGTGRAFVPNNPAAVVNYLEFHRAIKTPYEIRMMREATAHGVRAHRAAERAFRAGASEFGIHLAYCQAARQDANDLPYGNIVALNEHGAVLHYTNRDRLPPDEILSFLIDAGASHLGYACDITRSYAFDPASEFQSMIDAVDAAEQRLCDKVRAGTDYRQIHLDAHLEMATVLRDFRIVDMSPESMVETGVSAKFFPHGIGHYIGLQVHDVGGFLASDTGGTIDKPEGHPYLRLTRVLEPGAVVTIEPGIYFADLLLKELRDGEHAGAVDWARVDALRPYGGIRIEDDVVCTEGDPINLTREAFAALG, encoded by the coding sequence ATGACTCACCAGGCAATGTCGAAGTTATACACGGAACATGTCGAGGAACTGCAACGACGCAGCGCCCTCGCACTGGAACGCGGTGGCTTCGACCACCTGGTCGTGCCGAGCGGATCGACCCACTACCAGCTGTTCGACGACCGCGACTATCCGTACGCGGTCAACCCGCAGTTCAAGGCGTGGGCGCCGCTTGTCAGCAACCCCGGCAGCTGGCTGGTCTACACCCCCGGCGAGAAGCCCAAACTGGTGTACCTGCAGCCGTTCGACTACTGGCACGTGGTGCCGCAGGCGCCGTCGGGCTACTGGGTGGAACACTTCGACGTGGTGGTGATCCGTGAACCGGGCGAGGCGCTGGAGCACCTGCCGGCCGACCCGTCGCGCAGCGCGATCCTCGGCGAGCCGCAGAGCGCGCTGGACGATGGCACCGGGCGCGCGTTCGTACCCAACAACCCGGCGGCGGTGGTCAACTACCTGGAGTTCCACCGCGCGATCAAGACGCCGTACGAGATCCGGATGATGCGCGAGGCCACCGCGCACGGTGTGCGCGCGCACCGTGCCGCCGAACGTGCGTTCCGTGCCGGTGCCAGCGAGTTCGGGATCCACCTGGCCTACTGCCAGGCAGCCCGCCAGGACGCCAACGACCTGCCCTACGGCAACATCGTCGCGCTCAACGAGCACGGCGCGGTGCTCCACTACACCAACCGCGACCGCCTGCCCCCCGACGAAATCCTCAGCTTCCTGATCGACGCCGGTGCCAGCCACCTGGGCTACGCCTGCGACATCACCCGCAGCTACGCGTTCGACCCGGCCAGCGAGTTCCAGTCGATGATCGACGCCGTGGACGCGGCCGAGCAGCGCCTGTGCGACAAGGTGCGCGCCGGCACCGACTACCGGCAGATCCACCTGGACGCGCACCTGGAAATGGCGACGGTCCTGCGCGACTTCCGCATCGTCGACATGTCGCCGGAGTCGATGGTGGAGACCGGCGTCAGCGCGAAGTTCTTCCCGCACGGCATCGGCCACTATATCGGCCTGCAGGTGCACGACGTCGGGGGCTTCCTGGCCTCCGACACCGGCGGCACCATCGACAAGCCGGAAGGCCATCCCTACCTGCGGCTGACGCGGGTGCTCGAGCCCGGCGCAGTGGTGACGATCGAGCCCGGCATCTACTTCGCCGACCTGCTGCTGAAGGAGCTGCGCGACGGCGAACACGCCGGTGCGGTGGACTGGGCCCGCGTCGACGCGCTGCGCCCCTACGGCGGCATCCGCATCGAGGATGACGTGGTGTGCACCGAAGGCGATCCGATCAACCTGACCCGGGAAGCCTTCGCCGCGCTGGGCTGA